TCGCCTTCTGGAGTCTGAAGAAGATCCTTCTCCCATGCTGCCATCGGCTGTTCTGCGGTCTCTTCAGCCTTGGCAGCCTTGCCGGAACGCTCCAGCAGACCCTCGGCAACGGCATCAGCCATCAGTGAAGTGAGCAGTTCGATGCCACGAATGGCGTCATCGTTTGCAGGGATTGGATAGGTTACAGTCTCAGGGTCGGTGTTCGTGTCGACGAGTGCAACGACAGGAATGTGCAGCTTGTGCGCTTCCTGCACGGCAAGAGCTTCCTTGTTGATGTCGATGATGAACAGAGCCGAAGGAGTGCGGTTCATGTTGCGAATGCCGCCGAGCTGCTTCTCGAGCTTGTCCTTTTCACGCTCAAGCAGCAGGAGTTCCTTCTTCGTCAGGCCGGAAGCGTGAACGTCATTGAAGTCCATCTCTTCAAGTTCCTTGAGACGGGAGACGCGCTTGGTGACGGTCTGGAAGTTGGTGAGCATGCCGCCCAGCCAGCGTTCGGAAACATAGGGCATGTTCACGCGGGTTGCCTGGGTCTTGACTGCATCCTGGGCCTGCTTCTTGGTTCCAACGAACAGAATGGTGCCATTGTGGGCAACGGTCTGCTTGATGAAGTCATAAGCCTTGTCGATCAAATCGAGCGATTTGAAAAGATTGATGATGTGAATGCCGTTGCGCTCGGTGAGAATGTACTGCTTCATCTTCGGATCCCAGCGACGTGTCTGATGTCCGAAGTGGATGCCAGCCTTGAGCATTTCGCTCATGGTGATCTGTGCCATGATAGATACCTTTCATTGTCGGTTATTGCCTGGTCATGCGAACCTGAGTGCAACCTGAAGAGGCCGACCGACACAGGTCGTCGCCGACATGACGCGATGTCGTGTGTCATTTCTAGGAAAAGTTCGAATCCATAGAGCCTGCGACTGCCTATCGATTCATCGACACACAAATCTACATACTATCATGAGCCGTCGCCAGCATTGGCTATCCGCATTGGCTATCAATGGGCATGCGAGCGAAGCTCTCGCAACGCCTTGCGTCGCACGTCCTTTTCCAGACGATCAATGTAGACGTGGCCATCAAGATGGTCACATTCGTGCTGCAGCATTCTCGCCTTGATGCCATGGCCTTCAACGGTGATTTCGCCGCCTGACAAGTCGATGCCTCGCACGCGTGCAAATTCGGCACGGCGCGTGTCATACCACAATCCCGGCAAAGAGAGACACCCTTCGGCACCAATCTGTTCGCCCGAAGTCTCCTCCAGCACGGGGTTGATGACGTAGCCAAGTTCTTCGTCGATATTGAACGAGAAGATGCGCAAGGGCACACCGATCTGATTCGCAGAAAGCCCCGCTCTGCCAGGATCATTGACCGTATCCAGCAAATCCCGCACCAACCGTTCGATGGCGGGCGTTATGGACTGCACTGAGTCACAGACGGTACGAAGAATCGGATCGGGAACCACACGAATGTCACGAATTGCCAAAACTGCTCCTGAAACTTAGATATCAGAGCCTTGAGCATTGCCATCATGCGCATCAAAGCCTTCTTCATGGGATGAAGGCTCAGTGTCCGCAGAGGAGTCCTGCTCGGCCTGAGAACGAATTCTCTCAGAAACGTTAGCAAGGGAATCAGACACATTGCTGCGCGCACGGTCCAGGCTGCCGAGCATTTCGTTGATGCGCGGCATGGCATTGTCGTGGGCTTTATTGACGAGCGGTGAAATCGATTCGGAAGCTCGTTCCATCAGCTTTGCAGACGCGGGGACGGGTCTCGGCTGGCCAGGTCTTGGAGCATAGAGCACCTTGTCGATCAGATTCTCGTATTGGCGAAGCACCTGTGGTCGCACAACCTTCATGCTAGGAGTGAGCGTACCGCGCTCCTGCGTGAAGTCCTCGTCCAGAATCAGGAATTTTCTTACCGATTCCGCCCGAGAGACGCTGCTGTTGGCCTGATCGACAAACTGCTGGATATACGATCGAACCGCTTCGTTGCTTACCGCCTGAGCCATGGTGATCGAGGCATCCAGTTTCTGCGATGTCAGCCAGTTCTTCAGCATGTCGGGGTCGAGCGTGACCAAAGCGCCTATGAAAGGCTTTCCGTCGCCTACAACCACTGCCTGCGACACGATGGGGCACGATGCAATCGTATCCTCCATGGGAGCGGGGCTGATGTTTTTGCCTCCTGCAGTGATGATGATGTCTTTCTTTCTCCCGGTGATGAACACGAAGCCCTCGTCGTTGAGCTGAGCCAAGTCTCCGGTGTGCAGCCATCCATCGGCATCGACGGTGTTCTGTGCCAGCTCCGGCTGACCATAGTATCCGACGAATACGTTCGGTCCCTTGACGAGGAGCTCATCATCATCGGCGATGCGAACGGAAATGCCTGGGCCAGGACGACCTACCGATCCGACGATATTGTCATGCTCGCCATTGACGCAGCATGGCGCAGCCGTTTCGGTCATGCCATACCCCTGGATGAAGGTTATGCCGTCGAATCCGTTGAAGAAGTTCGCCAGATCGGCATTCATTGGTGCTCCGCCGCATGCCAGATAGCTCAGGTTCGGACCAAGCGCCGAACGAATCGAAGAACCCACCGTACGCATATAGAAGGAATGACGCATCTGCGCGATGACGCCATGATTGCCACTCTCCTGCTCGTCCTTTGACCATTGCACGAAATGCTTGAACGCACTGGCGAAGAGCCGGCCTTTGAATCCGGTTCCTGCCTTCTGCGATGCTGCGTTGTAAACCTTTTCGAATACTCGCGGCACACCGAGCAGATATGTCGGTTTGAAGCTGCGCAGATCGGCCAGAAGATGCTTGGCGTTGGGAACATACCCGACGACGCCCTGTGCCCCGATGCATACATATTGAATATAGCGGGCAAAGCAATGGGCCAAAGGAAGGAAGAGCAGCAACCTGGTGGGTGCAGCCAGCATGTCCGGCAACGCCTCATATCCGGCAAAGACGATATGGACGAAGTTCCGGTTCGATAGCATGACTCCCTTGGGTTTGCCCGTAGAACCTGAAGTGTACACGATGGTCAACAGATCATCCGCATGAACGTCTGCGATGCTCTTGTCGAGAGCTTCGTCAGTAACTGCCCTGCCGAAGTCGCTGACGGCATTGAGGCCTTCATTTTCAAAGTTAAAGACAAATTTCAGCTTGTTGTCGTCGAGGCGAACCTGTTCCATGATCTGCGTGTGATCGTTGTCGCCGGCAAACGCGACGACGGGATCCACGGCCTGGGTTATTGCAGCCGCCTGCTTGCTCGAATCGGTTTCGTAGATCGGCACGCTTACAGCACCAATAGCCGCACACGCAAAGTCGACTATCCCCCAGTCATAGCTCGTGGCGGAATAGATGATGATCTTGCTTCCCTTGACCACTCCCAAGGCAAGCAAACCCTTGGCAACCTGGCGCACCCGGTCAAGCATCTGCTCTGCCTTGACATCGTGCCAAGCCCTGGTATTCTCGTCCTGCCACTGAGCGATCACATCTTCGGGATCGCGTTTGCTGCGATTGCGCAGCAACGAATATACAGTATCGTCGTCCGTCGTTGGTCGGTTAGTTTTCACGGTGAATTCTCGCAACATGGATACCACTATAGAACCAGGCCAGAATCGTGGACGTGCACTACCCGATATCCAACAAGGAGCACCTCCATCGGCCACGTTCGACCTGCAGCACGATATTCGCCCAATAATGGCTGTCTCCTATGCTGAAGCAGACCGACACCTCATAGGTTTCCGGCCCTACCAGCAAGCCATGAATATGCTGCGGCACCACGGGCATATGTCTGAGCTCGTCCCTCACGAAACCCTTCTTCGGTCGTGACTGATGCAGAAGATTGGAAAAGGTGAGCAGCCGTCGAATCAGTTCAGGCTTGAGATAGCGCTCCAGCATCTTGGCATCGAGGCGATGACGGACCACATCCATGGCGATGCATGCGTTGCGGCAGGCGACGACTGCCAGTTGATAGCATTCCTCGTTGCTGATGGTGGAGGGAATGCAGCGCGCGATGCGTATCGGTATTGGCTTCATGGTCGCGACGATGCGGACCTTGCCAACATATGGTCCGGTTATTACCGGTTGTGCATCTTTGGTGGGAGCATCCATAACTTGTCCTCAACTACTAGCATTCGCTGTGCGCGTCATAGGTAGATTGAGCATCTCAGAGTTTTGACAAGTCGTCAAGATGACGATGAGTCTGTCGCAGATTGAGAACAGACCCATCGCCATCTTTACAGGAGCGGGTTATGGATGTTTCAGGAACGACCCTCGTCCGTTCAGATGTGCTGGTAAGGCGTGACGACGACGGAGCAGCGTTGGAAGTTCTTTACATCGACATAGCCAGTCGAAGCCATGGCCCTACGCAAAGCACCGATGTAGTTCGTGGCACCATCTGCCTGATGGCTTGGACCGAACAACACCTGCTGAAGCGGTGCAACGGTGCCCACCTCGACGCGATTGCCTCGCGGGAGCGTCTCATGATGAGCCTCTGACCCCCAATGCATGCCCTTGCCAGGTGCTTCGCTCGATCTGGCAAGAGGAGCTCCCAGCATCACTGCATCGGCCCCCATGGCCAGAGCTTTGACGAAGTTCCCTGACGTGCCCATTCCGGCATCGGCAATAACCTGAACGTAGCGTCCGCCCGACTCGTCAAGATAGTCACGACGTGCCTCGGCAACGTCTGCTATGGATGTCGCCATTGGTGCGTGGACTCCGATGGTCGTTCTGGTAGGCGAAACGGCGCCTCCCCCGAAACCTACAAGCACTCCGGCGGCACCCGTGCGCATAAGATGCAAGGCAGCCTGGTAGGTTGCGGCACCGCCAACGATTACAGGAACATCAAGTTCATAGATAAACTTCTTCAGATTCAAGGGCTGGTGGTTGGTAGACACGTGTTCGGCAGACAAGGCGGTGCCGCGAATGACGAACAGATCGACACCGGCCTTGATCAGCGTGGCAGTGAATTCCTGCGTGTGCTGTGGAGAAAGCGCACCGGCCACGGTCACCCCCGCCTTGCGAATCTCCTGAATGCGCTCTGTGATCAGCTCAGCCTTGATGGGTTCGCGATAGATTTCCTGAATCCTTGCAGTAGCCTTGTCGGCAGGCAGCTCGGAAATCTCTTGCAACAGTGAAGACGGATCCTCATAGCGTGTCCAGAGACCTTCCATGTCAAGCACACCAAGGCCTCCGAGCTTACCCAGTGCAATGGCCGTCTGTGGACTCATAACCGAGTCCATCGGAGCTCCAAGAACGGGGATGCCGAATTCATAGGCATCTATCTGCCAGGATGTGGAAACATCTTCCGGATCGCGAGTTCGACGTGAAGGTACTATGGCTACATCATCGAGTGAATATGCAAGGCGGGCCTTTTTGCCGAGCCCGATTTCGATTTCCTGAGACATAGTTCATAGGCTAATGCTCATGCCCGACCTATGCCCGACCCTCAAGTGGCCATGTACCGACCAAAGATCGAGTACCACGGTGCAATCGGTTAACATGAATGATGTATCAATGGGATTCGAAGCCGCCGCCATGCAAGGCGATCTTAGGAGGAATTCATGCCTACAAGCAACACTTCCAAAATCAAAGTCGAGGGCACCGTTGTGGAACTCGACGGCGATGAAATGACCCGCGTCATATGGAAGGACATCAAGAATCGTCTGATTCTGCCATATCTTGATCTCAATCTGGACTATTACGATCTGGGAATCGAGAATCGTGACAGGACCGACGATCAGGTGACCATCGACTCAGCCAACGCAATTCTGAAAACGCATGTTGGGGTAAAATGCGCGACCATCACACCCGATGAGGCCCGAGTGAAGGAATTCGGTCTGAAGAAGATGTGGAAGTCACCGAATGGAACGATCCGCAACATTCTGGGCGGCACGATTTTCCGCGAACCCATCGTCATCTCGAATGTGCCACGTCTCGTTCCAGGCTGGACCAAACCGATCATCGTCGCCAGACACGCATTTGGGGACCAGTACAAGGCTACCGATTTCACCGTTCCAGGCAAAGGCAAGCTGACCGTCACCTTCACTCCGGAGGATGGTTCGGCTCCAATCGAGCATCTCGTCTATGACTATCCGGGCGCAGGCATCGCGCAGGTTCAATACAATCTCGACGAATCCATCAGCGGCTTCGCTCGGGCATGTTTCAACTATGGGCTGCTGCGTCACTGCCCGGTGTACCTGAGCACGAAGAATACGATCCTCAAGGCCTATGACGGCAGATTCAAGGACATCTTCCAAGAGATATTCGAAACCGAATATAAGCAACGCTATGATGCGGAAGGTCTGACTTACGAACATCGACTCATCGACGACATGGTTGCCAGCTCATTGAAGTGGAGTGGCGGATACGTCTGGGCATGCAAGAACTACGATGGTGACGTACAATCCGACACCGTTGCCCAAGGCTTCGGTTCGCTTGGCCTCATGACATCGGTGCTTATGACACCTGACGGTCAGACCGTGGAGGCAGAGGCTGCCCACGGCACGGTGACCAGACACTATCGTCGATGGCAGAAGGGCGAGAAAACCTCGACCAACCCCATCGCTTCCATCTATGCGTGGACCGGTGGTCTGAAGCATAGGGCCAAATTGGATGGCAATCCGCAGTTGCAGCACTTTGCGGAAAGTCTGGAACGTGTCATCATCGAAACCGTCGAATCAGGCAAGATGACCAAGGATCTCGCACTTCTCGTAGGACCGGAGCAGCCTTGGCTCGATACCGAAGGCTTCATGGATGCCTTGGATGAAGCGCTCGCCAAGAAAATACACGACTGAATACTCGCTTCGGCCAGTATGAGCCCGTTGCCGTATGAGGCGAATGCCTCTCGCAGCGGGCTTTGTCATGTCCGAGACAAGCTCGCAGTCTTCGGTATGGCTCAGGCTCTACAATGGTGATGTCTCGAATACTGGTGGGCTCATGAGACGATGTTGATTGTTGCGAAGGGATTGCATGAACTGTATAGGGAAA
This Bifidobacterium sp. WK041_4_12 DNA region includes the following protein-coding sequences:
- the rpsB gene encoding 30S ribosomal protein S2; the encoded protein is MAQITMSEMLKAGIHFGHQTRRWDPKMKQYILTERNGIHIINLFKSLDLIDKAYDFIKQTVAHNGTILFVGTKKQAQDAVKTQATRVNMPYVSERWLGGMLTNFQTVTKRVSRLKELEEMDFNDVHASGLTKKELLLLEREKDKLEKQLGGIRNMNRTPSALFIIDINKEALAVQEAHKLHIPVVALVDTNTDPETVTYPIPANDDAIRGIELLTSLMADAVAEGLLERSGKAAKAEETAEQPMAAWEKDLLQTPEGEKTAEGAEGAAAADKTDAAPAAEPNQEAKAE
- the def gene encoding peptide deformylase, with the translated sequence MAIRDIRVVPDPILRTVCDSVQSITPAIERLVRDLLDTVNDPGRAGLSANQIGVPLRIFSFNIDEELGYVINPVLEETSGEQIGAEGCLSLPGLWYDTRRAEFARVRGIDLSGGEITVEGHGIKARMLQHECDHLDGHVYIDRLEKDVRRKALRELRSHAH
- a CDS encoding long-chain fatty acid--CoA ligase → MLREFTVKTNRPTTDDDTVYSLLRNRSKRDPEDVIAQWQDENTRAWHDVKAEQMLDRVRQVAKGLLALGVVKGSKIIIYSATSYDWGIVDFACAAIGAVSVPIYETDSSKQAAAITQAVDPVVAFAGDNDHTQIMEQVRLDDNKLKFVFNFENEGLNAVSDFGRAVTDEALDKSIADVHADDLLTIVYTSGSTGKPKGVMLSNRNFVHIVFAGYEALPDMLAAPTRLLLFLPLAHCFARYIQYVCIGAQGVVGYVPNAKHLLADLRSFKPTYLLGVPRVFEKVYNAASQKAGTGFKGRLFASAFKHFVQWSKDEQESGNHGVIAQMRHSFYMRTVGSSIRSALGPNLSYLACGGAPMNADLANFFNGFDGITFIQGYGMTETAAPCCVNGEHDNIVGSVGRPGPGISVRIADDDELLVKGPNVFVGYYGQPELAQNTVDADGWLHTGDLAQLNDEGFVFITGRKKDIIITAGGKNISPAPMEDTIASCPIVSQAVVVGDGKPFIGALVTLDPDMLKNWLTSQKLDASITMAQAVSNEAVRSYIQQFVDQANSSVSRAESVRKFLILDEDFTQERGTLTPSMKVVRPQVLRQYENLIDKVLYAPRPGQPRPVPASAKLMERASESISPLVNKAHDNAMPRINEMLGSLDRARSNVSDSLANVSERIRSQAEQDSSADTEPSSHEEGFDAHDGNAQGSDI
- a CDS encoding Rv3235 family protein, producing the protein MDAPTKDAQPVITGPYVGKVRIVATMKPIPIRIARCIPSTISNEECYQLAVVACRNACIAMDVVRHRLDAKMLERYLKPELIRRLLTFSNLLHQSRPKKGFVRDELRHMPVVPQHIHGLLVGPETYEVSVCFSIGDSHYWANIVLQVERGRWRCSLLDIG
- a CDS encoding GuaB3 family IMP dehydrogenase-related protein, which gives rise to MSQEIEIGLGKKARLAYSLDDVAIVPSRRTRDPEDVSTSWQIDAYEFGIPVLGAPMDSVMSPQTAIALGKLGGLGVLDMEGLWTRYEDPSSLLQEISELPADKATARIQEIYREPIKAELITERIQEIRKAGVTVAGALSPQHTQEFTATLIKAGVDLFVIRGTALSAEHVSTNHQPLNLKKFIYELDVPVIVGGAATYQAALHLMRTGAAGVLVGFGGGAVSPTRTTIGVHAPMATSIADVAEARRDYLDESGGRYVQVIADAGMGTSGNFVKALAMGADAVMLGAPLARSSEAPGKGMHWGSEAHHETLPRGNRVEVGTVAPLQQVLFGPSHQADGATNYIGALRRAMASTGYVDVKNFQRCSVVVTPYQHI
- a CDS encoding NADP-dependent isocitrate dehydrogenase; this translates as MPTSNTSKIKVEGTVVELDGDEMTRVIWKDIKNRLILPYLDLNLDYYDLGIENRDRTDDQVTIDSANAILKTHVGVKCATITPDEARVKEFGLKKMWKSPNGTIRNILGGTIFREPIVISNVPRLVPGWTKPIIVARHAFGDQYKATDFTVPGKGKLTVTFTPEDGSAPIEHLVYDYPGAGIAQVQYNLDESISGFARACFNYGLLRHCPVYLSTKNTILKAYDGRFKDIFQEIFETEYKQRYDAEGLTYEHRLIDDMVASSLKWSGGYVWACKNYDGDVQSDTVAQGFGSLGLMTSVLMTPDGQTVEAEAAHGTVTRHYRRWQKGEKTSTNPIASIYAWTGGLKHRAKLDGNPQLQHFAESLERVIIETVESGKMTKDLALLVGPEQPWLDTEGFMDALDEALAKKIHD